The Chitinophagaceae bacterium genome window below encodes:
- a CDS encoding T9SS type A sorting domain-containing protein: MNKIFYSLAFLLVTTIQSNAQCWQNISAGTLHTLAIKNDGTLWAWGDNTYSQLGDGTGIAKNIPTRIGTTNNWSKVEAGYYHNMAIKTDGTLWAWGLNSNGQLGDGTDVDKNEPVQIGSATDWSQISAAYDFTIALKNDGTLWAWGSNFYGQLGDGTTIDKNVPTQIGTATDWVKIAAGFRHTIATKTAGTIWAWGINPSGQLGDGTNVVKIIPTQIGTATDWNQISAGVEHSLATKTNGTIWAWGSNFYGQLGDGTNTDTNVPIQVGTANNWIKIGAGEYHSMSIKTDGTLWGWGTNFWGQLGDGTAFNDKNIPTQTGTGATWNLVVAGNGHTIATQTDASLYAFGRNTDGQLGNSNNVMQATPAVISCGTTLPLIWLYVNSQWQNNAIIIKWATTSETNTKHFEIEHSSNGINYSKIGTVAASGNSSLTEHYEFLHHSPVAGKNYYRIKQIDLDERFSYSSTVSVTKTTEENKIVIMPNPAQNHITLFLTKPNSNTQVRLINQQGQVLLQQNLQPGTMQQSFSISTLPAGVYNVLLIMNGEVKTIRFVKQ; this comes from the coding sequence ATGAACAAGATTTTTTACTCCCTGGCTTTTCTGCTGGTTACAACCATTCAAAGCAATGCACAATGCTGGCAAAATATATCAGCAGGTACTTTACATACCCTGGCTATAAAAAATGATGGCACACTCTGGGCATGGGGAGATAATACTTATAGTCAACTGGGTGATGGTACCGGTATTGCTAAAAACATACCTACCCGGATTGGCACCACTAATAACTGGAGTAAAGTTGAAGCAGGCTATTATCACAATATGGCCATAAAAACAGATGGCACCCTTTGGGCATGGGGACTTAATAGCAATGGTCAACTGGGTGATGGCACTGATGTTGACAAAAATGAACCTGTACAAATTGGCTCCGCTACTGACTGGAGCCAAATTTCTGCGGCTTATGATTTTACCATTGCACTAAAAAACGATGGCACATTATGGGCATGGGGAAGCAATTTTTATGGACAGTTAGGCGATGGTACAACTATTGACAAAAATGTACCTACCCAAATTGGCACTGCTACTGATTGGGTCAAAATTGCTGCAGGTTTTCGCCATACTATTGCAACAAAAACGGCTGGAACAATTTGGGCATGGGGAATTAACCCTAGTGGCCAATTGGGTGATGGAACCAATGTTGTAAAAATTATACCCACACAAATTGGTACAGCAACTGATTGGAATCAAATAAGCGCAGGAGTTGAACACAGCCTTGCCACAAAAACAAACGGTACAATTTGGGCATGGGGAAGTAATTTTTATGGTCAATTAGGTGACGGTACTAATACGGATACTAATGTGCCCATTCAAGTTGGGACTGCCAACAATTGGATTAAAATTGGTGCAGGTGAATATCATAGTATGTCAATAAAAACCGATGGTACGCTCTGGGGTTGGGGTACAAATTTTTGGGGCCAGCTGGGCGATGGTACTGCATTTAATGATAAAAATATTCCAACCCAAACAGGTACAGGCGCCACCTGGAATCTGGTTGTAGCAGGAAATGGCCATACAATAGCTACACAAACGGATGCCAGTTTGTATGCTTTTGGAAGAAATACTGACGGTCAATTAGGAAATAGTAATAACGTAATGCAAGCTACTCCGGCAGTCATCAGTTGTGGCACCACACTTCCTCTTATCTGGCTCTACGTAAATAGCCAATGGCAAAACAATGCAATAATTATAAAATGGGCCACGACATCAGAAACCAATACTAAACATTTTGAAATTGAACACAGCAGTAATGGAATCAATTATTCTAAAATTGGCACAGTAGCAGCTTCAGGAAACAGCAGCCTCACAGAACACTATGAATTTTTACACCACTCCCCTGTTGCCGGTAAAAATTATTACCGCATCAAACAAATTGATCTGGATGAAAGGTTCAGCTATTCTTCAACTGTATCAGTTACTAAAACAACTGAAGAAAATAAAATTGTGATTATGCCTAACCCGGCACAAAACCACATCACTCTTTTCCTGACTAAACCAAACAGCAATACACAGGTGCGATTAATCAATCAGCAGGGCCAGGTATTGCTGCAGCAAAATTTGCAGCCAGGCACTATGCAACAATCTTTTTCTATTTCAACATTACCTGCCGGCGTATATAATGTACTGCTGATTATGAATGGAGAAGTAAAAACAATACGCTTCGTAAAACAATAA
- a CDS encoding tetratricopeptide repeat protein, protein MAKVISEKINYKKGIAKSNIYYSSVMYVTGKYDSGIYYSQQALELSRLEKDTFFIGITLFNIGTAHQQMSRPEEALPYFLEGVKLIEKNNNAQSKSVQVQMGSSLQSLYNDRTQYDQSIFYGEKAIITAKELNDKSSLCLILINLSISYREKKMLPKAEELAEEALQLAKELKDIRVESAALLAIASIWEKKGVEYKKILPYATRSLLLSRESGAADMEVTDWVLLQFVICNRENLVNQNHLQEKRFC, encoded by the coding sequence ATGGCAAAAGTAATCAGCGAAAAAATAAATTATAAAAAAGGGATCGCCAAATCAAATATTTATTACAGCTCTGTTATGTACGTAACGGGAAAATATGATTCTGGCATATATTATAGCCAACAAGCTCTTGAATTGTCGAGGCTGGAAAAAGATACTTTTTTTATTGGCATTACCTTATTTAATATTGGAACTGCACATCAACAGATGTCGAGGCCAGAAGAAGCATTACCTTACTTTTTGGAGGGCGTAAAACTTATAGAAAAAAATAATAACGCTCAAAGTAAAAGTGTGCAGGTGCAGATGGGCAGTTCTTTACAATCTTTGTACAATGACCGTACGCAGTATGATCAATCGATTTTTTATGGCGAAAAAGCAATCATAACTGCCAAAGAATTGAATGATAAATCATCCCTTTGCCTGATACTTATCAACTTATCAATTTCTTACAGAGAAAAGAAAATGTTACCGAAAGCAGAGGAACTGGCTGAAGAAGCATTGCAGTTAGCGAAAGAACTAAAAGATATACGGGTAGAGTCTGCCGCTTTGCTTGCAATCGCAAGTATATGGGAAAAGAAAGGAGTTGAATATAAAAAAATACTACCTTATGCTACACGTTCTTTATTACTTAGCAGAGAAAGTGGTGCAGCTGATATGGAGGTGACAGATTGGGTGCTGTTGCAATTTGTTATTTGCAACAGGGAGAATTTAGTAAATCAGAATCATTTGCAGGAGAAGCGCTTTTGTTAA
- a CDS encoding sensor histidine kinase — MKKYETEKKERQLIQQQATITKKNTLNYILIGSAATLLIISLLSYRNYRQKQKLQEQKIAELEKEKLLLATQSIVKGQEDERSRLAKDLHDGLGGLLSGVKLQLGAMKGNLILSEEHGRTFNHALSKLDESISEMRRVAHNMMPEALMKLGLQQALQDYCDGLSASQAFKINGEFYGLEKRMASSVEIVVYRIVQELLNNAVKHSGATIILAQVMRNDDSLSITVEDNGKGFNKETVQQGAGLKNIRSRVDYLKGQLDIKTTEGKGTSVHIDCIIDHNG, encoded by the coding sequence TTGAAAAAATATGAAACTGAAAAGAAAGAGAGGCAATTGATACAACAGCAGGCAACAATCACAAAGAAAAACACACTCAACTATATTTTAATTGGCAGTGCCGCCACCTTACTTATTATCTCATTACTTTCTTACCGCAACTACAGGCAAAAACAAAAACTGCAGGAACAAAAAATTGCTGAGCTGGAAAAAGAAAAATTATTACTCGCCACACAATCAATTGTAAAAGGCCAGGAAGATGAACGAAGCAGATTGGCAAAAGATCTGCACGATGGTCTTGGTGGATTGCTCAGTGGTGTAAAACTTCAATTAGGAGCTATGAAAGGAAATTTAATTTTATCAGAAGAGCATGGCAGAACATTTAATCATGCATTGTCAAAATTAGATGAATCTATCAGTGAAATGCGCCGGGTGGCACACAACATGATGCCTGAAGCGTTAATGAAATTAGGTTTGCAACAGGCATTACAGGATTATTGCGATGGGCTGTCTGCATCACAAGCCTTTAAAATTAACGGTGAGTTTTATGGCCTCGAAAAAAGAATGGCATCTTCTGTTGAAATTGTGGTGTACCGTATTGTACAGGAGTTACTGAATAATGCAGTAAAACATTCCGGTGCAACCATCATACTGGCACAGGTAATGCGGAATGATGATAGTCTTTCAATAACTGTAGAGGATAATGGCAAGGGCTTTAATAAAGAAACTGTGCAACAGGGTGCAGGTTTGAAAAATATCCGTTCAAGGGTAGATTATCTCAAAGGGCAACTGGATATTAAGACAACAGAGGGTAAAGGAACTTCTGTACATATTGACTGCATAATAGATCATAATGGATAA
- a CDS encoding response regulator transcription factor, whose product MDKIKVLIVDDHPMVLEGMSSMLAQIKVVEIAGIAPNAYEALQQIKLTAPDIVITDINMPEISGIELALKIKKEFPKVKIIAMSTFKERSYISQMIQNGAAGYLVKSASKEEIEEAILSVYEGKLYMSLDISVSLAGKENLNTIPVLSSREKEVLQLIADGFTNPQMAEKLFISLHTVDSHRKNLLTKFAVNNTANLIKLAAKYNLV is encoded by the coding sequence ATGGATAAGATAAAAGTATTGATAGTGGATGACCACCCGATGGTATTGGAAGGAATGAGTTCAATGCTGGCGCAAATTAAGGTTGTGGAAATTGCAGGGATTGCTCCCAACGCATATGAGGCGTTGCAGCAAATAAAATTGACTGCACCTGATATTGTGATTACAGATATTAATATGCCCGAGATCAGCGGAATAGAACTGGCATTAAAAATCAAAAAAGAATTTCCAAAAGTAAAAATAATTGCGATGAGTACGTTTAAAGAACGAAGCTATATTTCACAAATGATACAGAACGGAGCAGCCGGTTATCTGGTAAAGAGTGCTTCCAAAGAAGAGATAGAGGAAGCTATTCTGAGTGTATATGAAGGGAAGCTTTATATGAGTCTTGATATCAGCGTTTCTCTGGCTGGCAAGGAGAACTTAAATACCATACCGGTTCTCAGCAGCAGGGAGAAAGAAGTGCTGCAATTAATTGCTGATGGATTTACCAATCCGCAAATGGCTGAAAAACTGTTTATCAGTTTGCATACTGTTGACAGTCATCGGAAAAACCTGCTTACAAAATTTGCTGTGAACAATACTGCCAATTTAATTAAACTGGCAGCGAAATATAATTTGGTTTAA
- a CDS encoding choice-of-anchor D domain-containing protein: MATQQPSLLTPATDISNLTVSANTNGLSIGTHRIYIRTKSAEGKWSLTNVKDFIVDNDPSYPAAPVAALNIIAAEYFIDTDPGFGNATAITVTPATDINNIAVAANTNGLSIGTHRIYIRTKSAEGRWSLTNVKDFLVDNDPAYGPSPAAAQNIIAAEYFLDTDPGFGNATPIAVTAATDINNLAIVVNTTGLSNGQHNLFVRTKNQEGRWSLTNVASFFTDLMAVSTDTLAYGNVPVNTTSTKNLIITNNSNASQTINAAIVNTPFTTNASGVITIPAGQTHTLQVSFTPTAVADYNESLQLQTSSGNYNVRLLGSGITQVASWTISPAAGYNYGNIPVNSSFNVGFIIQNTGNVPVTLSNVTSTNAAFVPSFTPGSVIPANGSLTVYVLFTPTAVTAYNAQLKIESSTAGVGFVTTALSGNGYNPGAPPVLQFASVTPYNGTTGVNPAAGQTGNYTYKILYKSSNNRAPQAGSPSVSLDLNGDQDFVDLNEGTFTMTKEGSSTDYVTGVVYTYTYSHLNNTNTAGYKFAAVDDNGNTATGTNTNYVSGPVITDQQIDLRIFANDITFSKSNPVPGETFTVFAKVTNTTALPATNVPVKYYRDTILIGSDVIPSVAPFSNTTISRTLNFAAEGFYPIKVWIDSSNTLGDINVLNNYAIRPIVVGSPNLPGGITVTTNASIQVCPQVKVLITGNAVYYGTGTSTKVAGAEVTINTGTQLITTTTNSNGDFSYLLTGVTCGGNFTYTVSVTDFTFTSSLLTNSIPLPCPAPNACTPAPSQGGIYASASSNPCSHVVGSSSTVDIKLKYRERNLANFWNAFDEIIKDTLKVFQDGVLIATYPSADYSHGPGNEVTVPVNIPLTSTTPVVISAELTYVYVEYTQIPSSLYHGNHIQMSASGSTTIHPVENKPDLTIQSFAQTGFTAFSFNNANIKCVTAGAHTVKVYDSIPGGSFTLIKTSSFGSLGAGSASSISYSDPTMTAGTHFIKVITDADATVTETSETNNEALFTVVVPESDLTITKLVPSTTALSIGSSVRFTATVKNSGRRTGSFDVRFNVNGVQLGALKTIPLLGENSSVTVMSDAYIVNNADSDCGVIVEAVADINNQVTESNETNNNRQIKLGSDLAPYQLPAEVGSASNPAIVKVNISKQFYPAVRNIGERDVTKVTVRFTLNGNWLAADTINNVKAGEIFAAHGSFTHTFTAVGDYVVKVIADTSNTICENNEANNEGNFYIRVIDSKADLEVLSQYINPSSLNPNIGQTVTIVGTVKNTGGKVSTANVMRFLVDDIQLGADVPINAIQPGRDTTVAATVTYSSIISGVKIMKIVVDPANTIDEEREDNNEATRAMIIGDAPDMSRSFAGAISFNPNGFSSGDSVTVNWSIKNNGPQQGTAWARFMILDENGILTAIDSIQFTLASGASTSLSRRMLFTLTEGDVVTQIVNCSPMEFDLLNNNDTLHFSTVAKMKSNLTVSGDLDMKQGVASQLPGWIGGKIMLGDYDLTVNGSILNFDTAHFIITNGMGKLKLVNNKAENLFPVGTSLYNSNFAKINNTGTQDNFSVRVVPYVLLNGITGDTLQTGNVKRTWFIDEQTAGGSNASVELFWFAPDELPVFNRNTSRVSHYTTLWQLGDIAAAATDTLPGRYSRLQTGYSTFSPFSVRRGGTATSLPLKFISCTAVPAGKDAQLTWVTDNESNVSHFEVEVSTNGLSFIKLGEVTATNTGNRQLYKYTHVSPAADLMYYRIRQVDNDGKYTFSSTAKVNFAKLKEVKLYPNPAASFIQLSNVNAAELKEVQILGVDGKLVALLPVNFQLQYNISYLKQGSYFIRLLKKDKTIQTIPFIKQ; this comes from the coding sequence TTGGCAACGCAACAGCCATCACTATTAACTCCTGCAACAGATATCAGCAACCTAACTGTTTCAGCAAACACAAATGGTTTATCAATCGGCACACACCGAATTTATATCCGCACAAAAAGTGCGGAAGGAAAATGGAGCTTAACCAATGTAAAAGATTTTATTGTTGACAATGATCCTTCTTACCCTGCTGCACCCGTTGCTGCGCTGAATATTATTGCAGCCGAATATTTTATTGATACTGATCCCGGCTTCGGTAATGCAACAGCCATCACTGTTACACCCGCAACAGATATCAATAATATTGCTGTAGCTGCCAACACAAATGGATTATCGATCGGCACACACCGTATTTATATCCGTACAAAAAGTGCGGAAGGAAGATGGAGTTTAACCAATGTAAAAGATTTCCTTGTTGACAATGATCCGGCTTACGGACCATCCCCTGCAGCTGCACAAAACATTATTGCAGCAGAATATTTCCTTGATACAGATCCAGGCTTCGGCAATGCAACGCCTATTGCTGTTACAGCAGCAACTGACATTAACAACCTGGCAATAGTTGTAAACACAACAGGCTTAAGTAATGGTCAGCATAATTTATTTGTCCGTACAAAGAACCAGGAAGGCAGATGGAGTTTAACCAACGTTGCCTCTTTCTTTACTGACCTGATGGCTGTATCAACAGATACACTTGCCTATGGCAATGTTCCTGTAAATACAACCAGCACAAAGAATTTAATTATTACCAATAACAGCAATGCCAGTCAAACAATTAACGCTGCTATTGTAAATACTCCTTTTACAACCAATGCATCAGGTGTTATTACAATTCCTGCAGGTCAGACACATACATTGCAGGTAAGCTTTACACCAACAGCTGTTGCTGATTATAATGAATCATTGCAACTGCAAACATCGTCCGGAAATTACAATGTTAGATTACTTGGTTCAGGTATTACACAGGTTGCATCATGGACAATCAGTCCGGCTGCAGGTTATAACTATGGCAATATACCTGTAAACAGTTCTTTCAACGTTGGATTTATTATACAAAATACAGGCAATGTTCCGGTTACCCTGAGTAATGTAACCAGCACCAATGCAGCTTTTGTGCCCAGCTTTACTCCAGGCAGTGTGATACCTGCAAATGGCAGCCTTACCGTCTATGTTTTATTTACTCCAACTGCGGTAACTGCCTACAATGCACAACTGAAAATCGAATCTTCTACAGCGGGTGTAGGTTTTGTAACAACCGCTTTATCGGGCAATGGATACAACCCGGGAGCTCCACCAGTATTGCAGTTTGCATCTGTAACTCCATACAATGGAACAACAGGAGTAAACCCTGCTGCCGGACAAACAGGTAACTATACATATAAGATTTTATACAAATCATCTAATAACAGGGCACCACAGGCAGGCTCTCCTTCAGTAAGCCTTGACTTAAATGGCGACCAGGATTTTGTTGATCTGAATGAAGGAACATTCACGATGACAAAAGAAGGCAGCAGCACCGACTATGTTACAGGAGTGGTTTATACATATACCTATTCACATCTCAACAATACCAATACAGCGGGTTATAAATTTGCAGCTGTAGATGATAATGGAAACACTGCAACAGGTACAAATACAAATTATGTAAGCGGGCCGGTTATAACCGATCAGCAAATTGATCTGCGGATTTTTGCAAATGATATTACATTCAGCAAATCAAATCCAGTTCCGGGCGAAACATTTACAGTGTTTGCAAAAGTGACAAACACTACAGCACTTCCTGCAACCAATGTTCCGGTGAAATATTACAGAGATACTATTCTCATTGGCAGCGATGTAATACCATCCGTTGCTCCATTCTCAAATACAACCATCAGCCGTACACTGAATTTTGCAGCAGAAGGTTTCTATCCAATAAAAGTATGGATCGACAGCAGCAATACACTGGGCGATATTAATGTGCTCAACAACTATGCAATCAGACCAATTGTTGTCGGCTCACCAAATTTACCGGGCGGTATTACTGTTACAACCAATGCAAGTATACAGGTATGTCCGCAGGTAAAAGTGTTGATCACAGGTAATGCAGTTTATTATGGAACAGGCACTTCAACAAAAGTTGCAGGAGCAGAAGTTACCATTAACACAGGTACACAACTCATTACCACTACCACCAATTCAAATGGCGACTTCAGTTACCTGTTAACAGGTGTAACATGTGGTGGCAACTTCACTTATACAGTAAGTGTAACAGACTTCACATTTACAAGCAGCCTGCTCACCAACAGTATACCATTGCCATGCCCTGCACCAAATGCATGTACACCAGCACCTTCACAGGGAGGAATATATGCATCAGCAAGCAGTAATCCATGCAGTCATGTTGTAGGCAGCAGCAGTACAGTCGATATCAAACTAAAATACAGGGAAAGAAACCTGGCTAATTTCTGGAATGCCTTTGATGAAATTATTAAAGACACACTGAAAGTATTCCAGGATGGAGTATTGATAGCAACTTATCCAAGTGCAGATTATTCCCACGGGCCTGGCAATGAAGTAACTGTTCCGGTGAATATACCGTTAACATCAACAACTCCGGTTGTGATTTCAGCCGAGCTTACTTATGTATATGTTGAGTATACACAGATTCCAAGTTCATTATATCATGGCAATCATATTCAGATGTCGGCCTCAGGTTCAACAACAATTCATCCGGTGGAAAATAAACCTGATTTAACCATTCAGAGTTTTGCACAGACAGGATTTACAGCATTCAGTTTTAATAATGCAAACATTAAATGTGTGACAGCAGGTGCACATACAGTGAAAGTGTACGATTCAATACCGGGTGGTTCATTCACACTGATTAAAACAAGCAGCTTCGGTTCACTGGGTGCAGGCAGTGCATCATCAATCAGTTACAGTGATCCAACCATGACAGCAGGCACACATTTCATCAAAGTAATAACAGATGCAGATGCAACTGTAACAGAAACCAGTGAAACAAATAATGAAGCCCTGTTTACTGTAGTGGTTCCTGAATCAGACTTAACCATTACAAAACTTGTCCCTTCTACCACAGCATTAAGCATTGGCAGCAGTGTACGGTTTACAGCAACAGTGAAAAACTCAGGACGGCGCACAGGAAGTTTTGATGTAAGGTTTAATGTAAATGGTGTACAACTGGGTGCATTAAAAACTATACCGTTGTTAGGTGAAAACAGTTCCGTAACTGTAATGTCAGATGCATACATTGTAAACAATGCAGATAGTGATTGCGGAGTAATCGTTGAAGCAGTTGCAGATATCAATAACCAGGTAACAGAATCAAATGAAACAAATAACAACCGGCAAATAAAACTGGGATCAGATCTGGCACCTTACCAGTTACCTGCTGAAGTTGGTTCAGCATCAAACCCCGCTATTGTAAAAGTGAACATAAGCAAACAGTTCTACCCTGCCGTACGAAATATCGGCGAAAGAGATGTAACCAAAGTAACTGTACGTTTCACACTCAATGGTAACTGGCTGGCAGCAGATACAATCAACAATGTAAAAGCAGGTGAAATCTTTGCAGCACATGGTTCCTTTACTCACACATTCACTGCTGTTGGAGATTATGTTGTAAAAGTAATTGCCGATACATCGAATACAATTTGTGAAAATAATGAAGCTAACAATGAAGGAAATTTCTATATCCGTGTAATAGACAGCAAGGCCGATCTCGAAGTATTATCACAATACATAAATCCAAGCAGTTTAAATCCGAATATCGGGCAAACTGTAACCATTGTTGGTACAGTTAAAAACACAGGCGGTAAAGTTTCAACAGCAAATGTGATGCGCTTCCTGGTTGATGATATACAACTTGGTGCTGATGTACCGATCAATGCAATACAGCCGGGAAGAGATACAACTGTTGCGGCAACGGTAACTTATTCATCCATTATCTCAGGTGTGAAGATCATGAAGATCGTTGTTGATCCTGCCAATACAATTGATGAAGAACGGGAAGACAACAATGAAGCAACACGTGCCATGATTATTGGTGATGCGCCGGATATGTCAAGAAGTTTTGCAGGTGCCATCAGCTTTAATCCAAATGGATTCAGCAGCGGCGACAGTGTAACTGTGAACTGGAGCATTAAAAACAATGGTCCGCAGCAGGGAACAGCCTGGGCAAGATTTATGATACTGGATGAAAATGGAATACTCACCGCTATTGACAGCATTCAGTTTACACTGGCATCAGGTGCAAGCACATCATTAAGCAGACGCATGTTGTTTACGCTTACTGAAGGTGATGTTGTAACACAAATTGTAAACTGTTCACCAATGGAGTTTGATTTGCTCAACAATAATGACACGTTGCATTTTTCAACTGTAGCAAAAATGAAGAGCAATCTAACAGTGAGTGGCGACCTGGATATGAAACAGGGAGTTGCATCACAATTGCCGGGCTGGATTGGCGGTAAGATTATGTTAGGCGATTATGATTTAACTGTCAATGGAAGTATTCTCAATTTCGATACAGCGCATTTCATTATAACTAATGGTATGGGCAAATTGAAACTGGTGAACAATAAAGCTGAGAACCTCTTCCCAGTTGGCACGTCATTATACAATTCAAATTTTGCAAAGATCAACAATACCGGCACGCAGGATAACTTCAGTGTTCGTGTTGTTCCTTATGTACTGCTCAATGGAATTACAGGCGATACATTGCAAACAGGCAATGTAAAACGCACCTGGTTCATTGATGAGCAAACAGCAGGTGGAAGCAATGCAAGTGTTGAACTGTTCTGGTTTGCACCTGATGAATTACCGGTGTTTAACAGGAACACAAGCCGGGTATCGCACTACACAACATTGTGGCAACTGGGCGATATTGCCGCTGCCGCAACAGATACATTGCCGGGAAGATACAGCAGGTTACAGACAGGCTACTCAACGTTCTCACCATTCTCCGTAAGAAGGGGTGGAACTGCAACATCTCTTCCGCTGAAGTTCATATCCTGTACTGCTGTGCCTGCAGGAAAAGATGCACAGCTTACATGGGTAACAGATAATGAAAGCAATGTTTCGCATTTTGAAGTGGAAGTAAGTACTAATGGTTTATCATTTATAAAACTGGGAGAAGTAACGGCAACGAATACCGGCAACAGGCAACTGTACAAATACACACACGTATCACCTGCAGCTGATCTTATGTATTACCGAATCAGGCAGGTTGATAACGATGGCAAATACACATTCAGCAGTACTGCAAAAGTGAACTTTGCAAAACTCAAAGAAGTGAAACTGTATCCAAATCCTGCTGCATCCTTTATTCAGCTGTCAAATGTAAATGCAGCAGAGCTGAAAGAAGTACAGATACTGGGTGTTGATGGAAAACTGGTGGCTCTATTGCCGGTTAACTTCCAACTTCAATACAATATCAGTTATCTAAAGCAGGGAAGCTATTTCATACGGTTACTGAAAAAAGATAAAACCATACAAACCATCCCGTTTATAAAACAATAG
- a CDS encoding sensor histidine kinase, whose product MIKDVFSESSANLEKKYETEKKESQIKQLEAEKKVQQLSIKQKNIFNYILIGGFASLLLILLLSFRTYRQKQKLQQQRISELETQQQLTATEAVLKGEEQERTRLAKDLHDGLGGMLSGIKYSFNTMKGNLIMTPDNAQAFERSMDMLDSSIKEMRRVAHNMMPEALVKFGLDTALKDFCNDINQTGALSLTYQSIGLEGQEINQTTAITIYRIVQELINNTMKHAAAKAAIVQVTKSGNQISVTVEDDGKGFDTAILNQSKGIGWTNIQNRVDFLKGKLDVNSEAGKGTSVLIELTV is encoded by the coding sequence ATGATCAAAGATGTTTTCTCGGAGAGTTCTGCCAACCTGGAAAAAAAATATGAAACAGAAAAGAAAGAATCACAGATAAAACAACTGGAAGCAGAAAAAAAAGTGCAGCAGTTGTCTATCAAACAAAAAAACATTTTCAACTATATTCTCATTGGAGGATTTGCATCACTGTTGTTGATTTTACTTCTCAGTTTCCGTACTTACAGGCAAAAACAAAAGTTGCAGCAGCAGCGAATCAGTGAACTGGAAACTCAACAACAGTTAACAGCAACCGAAGCAGTATTAAAAGGTGAAGAGCAGGAAAGAACCCGTTTAGCAAAAGATCTGCACGATGGGCTGGGAGGAATGCTATCAGGAATTAAATATTCATTCAATACCATGAAAGGAAATCTGATCATGACGCCTGACAATGCACAGGCTTTTGAACGCAGCATGGATATGCTGGACAGTTCTATAAAAGAAATGCGCAGAGTGGCACACAACATGATGCCTGAAGCGCTGGTGAAGTTTGGACTGGATACTGCGTTAAAAGATTTCTGCAACGATATCAATCAAACAGGAGCTTTAAGTTTAACGTATCAATCAATTGGACTGGAAGGTCAGGAGATCAATCAAACAACAGCCATTACCATTTACCGTATTGTGCAGGAGCTCATTAATAATACAATGAAACATGCAGCTGCTAAAGCTGCCATTGTACAGGTAACAAAATCCGGTAATCAAATTTCGGTTACAGTGGAAGATGATGGAAAAGGGTTTGATACTGCTATACTGAACCAGTCAAAAGGCATTGGCTGGACAAATATTCAGAACCGTGTAGACTTCCTAAAAGGAAAATTAGATGTAAATTCAGAAGCTGGAAAAGGAACTTCGGTATTAATTGAACTGACGGTATGA
- a CDS encoding response regulator transcription factor, giving the protein MTKTKVFITDDHYMVVEGIRSLLQNEESVEWVGHASNADSCLAFLQQQLPDIILMDINMPGKSGIELCKEVKEKYPSVFVIGLSTFNQQSFIQKMMDNGASGYVLKNASQEELMEAIEAVAKGNTYLSDEAATSLRKYAASDVPVITRREKEVLELIAEGMTNAEIAQKLFISTSTVDTHRKNLLAKFDVKNTASLIKTAAQLQLL; this is encoded by the coding sequence ATGACGAAAACTAAAGTTTTTATAACGGATGATCATTATATGGTGGTGGAAGGCATCCGCTCTTTGTTGCAGAATGAAGAATCGGTTGAATGGGTTGGTCATGCATCGAATGCAGATTCCTGTCTTGCTTTTTTACAGCAGCAACTGCCTGATATCATTTTAATGGATATTAACATGCCAGGTAAAAGCGGCATTGAATTGTGTAAGGAAGTAAAAGAAAAATATCCTTCTGTATTTGTGATTGGTCTAAGCACCTTTAACCAGCAGAGTTTTATTCAGAAGATGATGGATAATGGTGCATCCGGTTATGTATTAAAAAATGCATCGCAGGAAGAATTGATGGAAGCGATTGAAGCCGTTGCAAAAGGCAATACGTATTTAAGCGATGAGGCAGCTACCTCTTTACGGAAGTATGCAGCATCAGATGTACCTGTCATTACCCGTCGTGAAAAAGAAGTACTGGAGCTGATTGCAGAAGGAATGACCAATGCAGAAATTGCACAGAAATTATTTATCAGCACATCAACTGTTGATACACACCGGAAAAATCTACTGGCAAAATTTGATGTGAAAAATACTGCTTCGTTAATTAAAACTGCCGCACAATTACAGTTATTATAG